In one Maniola hyperantus chromosome 6, iAphHyp1.2, whole genome shotgun sequence genomic region, the following are encoded:
- the LOC117982889 gene encoding protein kinase C-binding protein NELL1-like isoform X2, whose product MAGARALVAACCCWWWLTNAAATELDLLAALSLHNTSRAGVSGAPGMQPQRTAYALQGESRSLQVEGAAFERAVELLRRSPEFTLLAALRQEPANSGTILSFSHGYNRYLELQSSGRRDEVRLHYVAAGGAAARVETFPFRLADGAWHRVALAVSGAQATLFVDCHPLYRRLIPPPDRNFTQPQLSLWVGQRNSKHSLFKGTLQDVRLVSGPHGYLVQCPGLDSECPTCGQFALLQATVQELTSHIHDLSLKLVGTEARLARLEQCDCQKSCYSNGTVHADGASWQKDCNRCSCVHGEITCRPVECDRAECKNPVLHPGECCPTCLRQCLLKGTLYEHGERFAPKECAECVCHDGNMQCARVDPDKACPPLPCDQPDQFTVPGECCKFCPGVDYCSMGHSCDENATCMNLNTKYTCKCNQGFQGDGITCEDVDECLAAGGLYGHHCHSNTRCVNVVGSYVCQCLPGYTRRDKFNCVEVDECASEIHGCHAYAQCSNTPGSYSCRCRDGYAGDGHTCTPICTGGCLNGGVCAAPEHCACARGFGGARCERDVDECDALSHPAVHAPCVPRALCVNTPGSYYCVCRDGYRRDPHRDHCEDVDECIEGFHTCHPSARCINTEGGFRCQCDTPSCELSCSWQGQMLSDGERWLEAGGCRACSCNAGVASCVRALCACDRDNTSLTFASTESSLSLAPAACCPHCEARFHCRHQEMHHVTFRSGERWLYQCQICECLLGEVDCWEPECEEGTSCCAAGAERSGAEGGSWRAPHRLELAGCAPPHCPTCQGGQCATLSAARRGGGAGAGGAVVGPRAAPAPQAPRRAALEPP is encoded by the exons CCACCGAGCTAGACCTGCTGGCCGCGCTGTCGCTGCACAACACGTCACGCGCCGGCGTCAGCGGCGCTCCAGGCATGCAGCCACAGCGGACCGCCTACGCCCTGCAAG GGGAATCGCGGTCGCTGCAAGTGGAGGGCGCGGCGTTCGAGCGCGCCGTGGAGCTGCTGCGGCGCTCGCCCGAGTTCACGCTGCTCGCGGCGCTGCGCCAGGAGCCCGCCAACTCCGGCACCATCCTCTCCTTCTCGCACGGATACAACAG GTACCTGGAGCTGCAATCGAGCGGGCGCCGCGACGAGGTGCGACTCCACTACGTGGCCGCCGGGGGCGCCGCGGCGCGGGTTGAGACCTTTCCGTTCCGGCTGGCGGACGGCGCCTGGCACCGCGTGGCGCTGGCGGTGTCGGGCGCGCAGGCCACGCTGTTCGTGGACTGCCACCCGCTGTACCGCCGCTTAATCCCGCCGCCCGACCGCAACTTTACCCAGCCGCAGCTGTCGCTGTGGGTCGGACAGAGGAATAGCAAACATTCTTTATTTAAG GGAACTCTTCAAGATGTAAGATTAGTGAGCGGGCCTCACGGTTACCTGGTGCAGTGCCCGGGGCTGGACTCCGAGTGCCCCACCTGCGGGCAGTTTGCGCTGCTGCAGGCGACCGTGCAAGAGCTCACCTCACATATCCATGACTTATCGCTTAAG TTGGTGGGCACGGAAGCGCGGCTGGCGCGGCTGGAGCAGTGCGACTGTCAGAAGTCGTGCTATTCCAACGGCACCGTGCACGCGGACGGCGCCTCCTGGCAGAAGGACTGCAATCGCTGCTCCTGCGTG CATGGCGAGATAACTTGCAGGCCAGTTGAGTGCGATAGAGCAGAGTGCAAAAATCCAGTATTACATCCTGGCGAATGCTGCCCCACATGTCTTA GACAATGTCTATTAAAAGGAACGTTATACGAGCACGGCGAGCGGTTCGCGCCCAAGGAGTGCGCGGAGTGCGTGTGCCACGACGGCAACATGCAGTGCGCGCGCGTCGACCCCGACAAGGCCTGCCCGCCGCTGCCGTGCGACCAGCCCGACCAGTTCACCGTGCCCGGCGAGTGCTGCAAGTTCTGTCCCG GGGTGGACTACTGCAGCATGGGTCATTCGTGCGACGAGAACGCGACGTGTATGAATCTCAATACAAAGTACACTTGTAAGTGCAATCAAGGATTCCAAGGAGATGGAATTACGTGTGAAG ATGTGGATGAATGTCTAGCAGCCGGTGGGCTGTACGGACACCACTGCCATTCCAACACGCGCTGTGTGAACGTGGTCGGTAGCTACGTGTGTCAGTGCCTGCCCGGATACACGAGGCGGGACAAGTTTAACTGCGTTGAG GTGGACGAGTGCGCGAGCGAGATCCACGGCTGCCACGCGTACGCGCAGTGCAGCAACACGCCAGGCTCCTATTCGTGCAGGTGCCGCGACGGCTACGCCGGCGACGGACACACGTGCACAC CGATCTGCACAGGCGGTTGCCTGAACGGCGGGGTGTGCGCGGCACCGGAGCACTGCGCCTGTGCGCGTGGCTTCGGTGGCGCGCGCTGCGAGCGGGACGTGGACGAGTGCGACGCGCTGTCGCACCCCGCCGTGCACGCGCCGTGCGTGCCGCGCGCGCTGTGCGTCAACACGCCCGGCTCCTACTACTGCGTGTGTCGCGACGGGTACCGGCGCGACCCGCACAGAGACCATTGCGAAG ATGTAGACGAATGTATAGAAGGCTTCCACACGTGCCACCCGAGTGCACGCTGCATCAACACAGAGGGAGGCTTCAGATGTCAATGTGATACACCTTCCTGCGAACTTA GTTGTTCGTGGCAAGGCCAGATGCTGTCGGACGGCGAGCGCTGGCTGGAGGCGGGCGGCTGCCGCGCCTGCTCCTGCAACGCAGGCGTCGCGTCCTGCGTGCGCGCGCTCTGCGCCTGCGACAGAGACAATACCTCACTTACC TTTGCTTCGACGGAGTCATCGCTGTCGCTGGCGCCAGCGGCGTGCTGCCCGCACTGCGAGGCGCGCTTCCACTGCCGCCACCAGGAGATGCACCACGTCACCTTCCGCAGCGGCGAGCGCTGGCTCTACCAGTGCCAGATCTGCGAGTGTCTA CTAGGAGAAGTAGACTGTTGGGAGCCCGAGTGTGAAGAGGGCACGAGCTGTTGCGCAGCGGGCGCGGAGCGGAGCGGCGCGGAGGGGGGCTCGTGGCGCGCGCCGCACCGCCTCGAGTTGGCGGGCTGCGCGCCGCCACACTGCCCCACCTGCCAA GGCGGGCAGTGTGCTACTTTG AGCGCGGCGCGACGTGGCGGCGGCGCTGGCGCTGGCGGCGCTGTGGTGGGGCCGCGCGCCGCACCCGCACCGCAAGCaccgcggcgcgcggcgctaGAGCCGCCCTGA
- the LOC117982889 gene encoding protein kinase C-binding protein NELL1-like isoform X1 — translation MAGARALVAACCCWWWLTNAAATELDLLAALSLHNTSRAGVSGAPGMQPQRTAYALQGESRSLQVEGAAFERAVELLRRSPEFTLLAALRQEPANSGTILSFSHGYNRYLELQSSGRRDEVRLHYVAAGGAAARVETFPFRLADGAWHRVALAVSGAQATLFVDCHPLYRRLIPPPDRNFTQPQLSLWVGQRNSKHSLFKGTLQDVRLVSGPHGYLVQCPGLDSECPTCGQFALLQATVQELTSHIHDLSLKLVGTEARLARLEQCDCQKSCYSNGTVHADGASWQKDCNRCSCVHGEITCRPVECDRAECKNPVLHPGECCPTCLRQCLLKGTLYEHGERFAPKECAECVCHDGNMQCARVDPDKACPPLPCDQPDQFTVPGECCKFCPGVDYCSMGHSCDENATCMNLNTKYTCKCNQGFQGDGITCEDVDECLAAGGLYGHHCHSNTRCVNVVGSYVCQCLPGYTRRDKFNCVEVDECASEIHGCHAYAQCSNTPGSYSCRCRDGYAGDGHTCTPICTGGCLNGGVCAAPEHCACARGFGGARCERDVDECDALSHPAVHAPCVPRALCVNTPGSYYCVCRDGYRRDPHRDHCEDVDECIEGFHTCHPSARCINTEGGFRCQCDTPSCELSCSWQGQMLSDGERWLEAGGCRACSCNAGVASCVRALCACDRDNTSLTFASTESSLSLAPAACCPHCEARFHCRHQEMHHVTFRSGERWLYQCQICECLLGEVDCWEPECEEGTSCCAAGAERSGAEGGSWRAPHRLELAGCAPPHCPTCQGGQCATLVSNLACCVHRARRDVAAALALAALWWGRAPHPHRKHRGARR, via the exons CCACCGAGCTAGACCTGCTGGCCGCGCTGTCGCTGCACAACACGTCACGCGCCGGCGTCAGCGGCGCTCCAGGCATGCAGCCACAGCGGACCGCCTACGCCCTGCAAG GGGAATCGCGGTCGCTGCAAGTGGAGGGCGCGGCGTTCGAGCGCGCCGTGGAGCTGCTGCGGCGCTCGCCCGAGTTCACGCTGCTCGCGGCGCTGCGCCAGGAGCCCGCCAACTCCGGCACCATCCTCTCCTTCTCGCACGGATACAACAG GTACCTGGAGCTGCAATCGAGCGGGCGCCGCGACGAGGTGCGACTCCACTACGTGGCCGCCGGGGGCGCCGCGGCGCGGGTTGAGACCTTTCCGTTCCGGCTGGCGGACGGCGCCTGGCACCGCGTGGCGCTGGCGGTGTCGGGCGCGCAGGCCACGCTGTTCGTGGACTGCCACCCGCTGTACCGCCGCTTAATCCCGCCGCCCGACCGCAACTTTACCCAGCCGCAGCTGTCGCTGTGGGTCGGACAGAGGAATAGCAAACATTCTTTATTTAAG GGAACTCTTCAAGATGTAAGATTAGTGAGCGGGCCTCACGGTTACCTGGTGCAGTGCCCGGGGCTGGACTCCGAGTGCCCCACCTGCGGGCAGTTTGCGCTGCTGCAGGCGACCGTGCAAGAGCTCACCTCACATATCCATGACTTATCGCTTAAG TTGGTGGGCACGGAAGCGCGGCTGGCGCGGCTGGAGCAGTGCGACTGTCAGAAGTCGTGCTATTCCAACGGCACCGTGCACGCGGACGGCGCCTCCTGGCAGAAGGACTGCAATCGCTGCTCCTGCGTG CATGGCGAGATAACTTGCAGGCCAGTTGAGTGCGATAGAGCAGAGTGCAAAAATCCAGTATTACATCCTGGCGAATGCTGCCCCACATGTCTTA GACAATGTCTATTAAAAGGAACGTTATACGAGCACGGCGAGCGGTTCGCGCCCAAGGAGTGCGCGGAGTGCGTGTGCCACGACGGCAACATGCAGTGCGCGCGCGTCGACCCCGACAAGGCCTGCCCGCCGCTGCCGTGCGACCAGCCCGACCAGTTCACCGTGCCCGGCGAGTGCTGCAAGTTCTGTCCCG GGGTGGACTACTGCAGCATGGGTCATTCGTGCGACGAGAACGCGACGTGTATGAATCTCAATACAAAGTACACTTGTAAGTGCAATCAAGGATTCCAAGGAGATGGAATTACGTGTGAAG ATGTGGATGAATGTCTAGCAGCCGGTGGGCTGTACGGACACCACTGCCATTCCAACACGCGCTGTGTGAACGTGGTCGGTAGCTACGTGTGTCAGTGCCTGCCCGGATACACGAGGCGGGACAAGTTTAACTGCGTTGAG GTGGACGAGTGCGCGAGCGAGATCCACGGCTGCCACGCGTACGCGCAGTGCAGCAACACGCCAGGCTCCTATTCGTGCAGGTGCCGCGACGGCTACGCCGGCGACGGACACACGTGCACAC CGATCTGCACAGGCGGTTGCCTGAACGGCGGGGTGTGCGCGGCACCGGAGCACTGCGCCTGTGCGCGTGGCTTCGGTGGCGCGCGCTGCGAGCGGGACGTGGACGAGTGCGACGCGCTGTCGCACCCCGCCGTGCACGCGCCGTGCGTGCCGCGCGCGCTGTGCGTCAACACGCCCGGCTCCTACTACTGCGTGTGTCGCGACGGGTACCGGCGCGACCCGCACAGAGACCATTGCGAAG ATGTAGACGAATGTATAGAAGGCTTCCACACGTGCCACCCGAGTGCACGCTGCATCAACACAGAGGGAGGCTTCAGATGTCAATGTGATACACCTTCCTGCGAACTTA GTTGTTCGTGGCAAGGCCAGATGCTGTCGGACGGCGAGCGCTGGCTGGAGGCGGGCGGCTGCCGCGCCTGCTCCTGCAACGCAGGCGTCGCGTCCTGCGTGCGCGCGCTCTGCGCCTGCGACAGAGACAATACCTCACTTACC TTTGCTTCGACGGAGTCATCGCTGTCGCTGGCGCCAGCGGCGTGCTGCCCGCACTGCGAGGCGCGCTTCCACTGCCGCCACCAGGAGATGCACCACGTCACCTTCCGCAGCGGCGAGCGCTGGCTCTACCAGTGCCAGATCTGCGAGTGTCTA CTAGGAGAAGTAGACTGTTGGGAGCCCGAGTGTGAAGAGGGCACGAGCTGTTGCGCAGCGGGCGCGGAGCGGAGCGGCGCGGAGGGGGGCTCGTGGCGCGCGCCGCACCGCCTCGAGTTGGCGGGCTGCGCGCCGCCACACTGCCCCACCTGCCAA GGCGGGCAGTGTGCTACTTTGGTGAGCAATCTCGCGTGTTGTGTGCATCG AGCGCGGCGCGACGTGGCGGCGGCGCTGGCGCTGGCGGCGCTGTGGTGGGGCCGCGCGCCGCACCCGCACCGCAAGCaccgcggcgcgcggcgctaG
- the LOC117982889 gene encoding protein kinase C-binding protein NELL1-like isoform X3: protein MAGARALVAACCCWWWLTNAAATELDLLAALSLHNTSRAGVSGAPGMQPQRTAYALQGESRSLQVEGAAFERAVELLRRSPEFTLLAALRQEPANSGTILSFSHGYNRYLELQSSGRRDEVRLHYVAAGGAAARVETFPFRLADGAWHRVALAVSGAQATLFVDCHPLYRRLIPPPDRNFTQPQLSLWVGQRNSKHSLFKGTLQDVRLVSGPHGYLVQCPGLDSECPTCGQFALLQATVQELTSHIHDLSLKLVGTEARLARLEQCDCQKSCYSNGTVHADGASWQKDCNRCSCVHGEITCRPVECDRAECKNPVLHPGECCPTCLRQCLLKGTLYEHGERFAPKECAECVCHDGNMQCARVDPDKACPPLPCDQPDQFTVPGECCKFCPGVDYCSMGHSCDENATCMNLNTKYTCKCNQGFQGDGITCEDVDECLAAGGLYGHHCHSNTRCVNVVGSYVCQCLPGYTRRDKFNCVEVDECASEIHGCHAYAQCSNTPGSYSCRCRDGYAGDGHTCTPICTGGCLNGGVCAAPEHCACARGFGGARCERDVDECDALSHPAVHAPCVPRALCVNTPGSYYCVCRDGYRRDPHRDHCEDVDECIEGFHTCHPSARCINTEGGFRCQCDTPSCELSCSWQGQMLSDGERWLEAGGCRACSCNAGVASCVRALCACDRDNTSLTFASTESSLSLAPAACCPHCEARFHCRHQEMHHVTFRSGERWLYQCQICECLLGEVDCWEPECEEGTSCCAAGAERSGAEGGSWRAPHRLELAGCAPPHCPTCQSAARRGGGAGAGGAVVGPRAAPAPQAPRRAALEPP from the exons CCACCGAGCTAGACCTGCTGGCCGCGCTGTCGCTGCACAACACGTCACGCGCCGGCGTCAGCGGCGCTCCAGGCATGCAGCCACAGCGGACCGCCTACGCCCTGCAAG GGGAATCGCGGTCGCTGCAAGTGGAGGGCGCGGCGTTCGAGCGCGCCGTGGAGCTGCTGCGGCGCTCGCCCGAGTTCACGCTGCTCGCGGCGCTGCGCCAGGAGCCCGCCAACTCCGGCACCATCCTCTCCTTCTCGCACGGATACAACAG GTACCTGGAGCTGCAATCGAGCGGGCGCCGCGACGAGGTGCGACTCCACTACGTGGCCGCCGGGGGCGCCGCGGCGCGGGTTGAGACCTTTCCGTTCCGGCTGGCGGACGGCGCCTGGCACCGCGTGGCGCTGGCGGTGTCGGGCGCGCAGGCCACGCTGTTCGTGGACTGCCACCCGCTGTACCGCCGCTTAATCCCGCCGCCCGACCGCAACTTTACCCAGCCGCAGCTGTCGCTGTGGGTCGGACAGAGGAATAGCAAACATTCTTTATTTAAG GGAACTCTTCAAGATGTAAGATTAGTGAGCGGGCCTCACGGTTACCTGGTGCAGTGCCCGGGGCTGGACTCCGAGTGCCCCACCTGCGGGCAGTTTGCGCTGCTGCAGGCGACCGTGCAAGAGCTCACCTCACATATCCATGACTTATCGCTTAAG TTGGTGGGCACGGAAGCGCGGCTGGCGCGGCTGGAGCAGTGCGACTGTCAGAAGTCGTGCTATTCCAACGGCACCGTGCACGCGGACGGCGCCTCCTGGCAGAAGGACTGCAATCGCTGCTCCTGCGTG CATGGCGAGATAACTTGCAGGCCAGTTGAGTGCGATAGAGCAGAGTGCAAAAATCCAGTATTACATCCTGGCGAATGCTGCCCCACATGTCTTA GACAATGTCTATTAAAAGGAACGTTATACGAGCACGGCGAGCGGTTCGCGCCCAAGGAGTGCGCGGAGTGCGTGTGCCACGACGGCAACATGCAGTGCGCGCGCGTCGACCCCGACAAGGCCTGCCCGCCGCTGCCGTGCGACCAGCCCGACCAGTTCACCGTGCCCGGCGAGTGCTGCAAGTTCTGTCCCG GGGTGGACTACTGCAGCATGGGTCATTCGTGCGACGAGAACGCGACGTGTATGAATCTCAATACAAAGTACACTTGTAAGTGCAATCAAGGATTCCAAGGAGATGGAATTACGTGTGAAG ATGTGGATGAATGTCTAGCAGCCGGTGGGCTGTACGGACACCACTGCCATTCCAACACGCGCTGTGTGAACGTGGTCGGTAGCTACGTGTGTCAGTGCCTGCCCGGATACACGAGGCGGGACAAGTTTAACTGCGTTGAG GTGGACGAGTGCGCGAGCGAGATCCACGGCTGCCACGCGTACGCGCAGTGCAGCAACACGCCAGGCTCCTATTCGTGCAGGTGCCGCGACGGCTACGCCGGCGACGGACACACGTGCACAC CGATCTGCACAGGCGGTTGCCTGAACGGCGGGGTGTGCGCGGCACCGGAGCACTGCGCCTGTGCGCGTGGCTTCGGTGGCGCGCGCTGCGAGCGGGACGTGGACGAGTGCGACGCGCTGTCGCACCCCGCCGTGCACGCGCCGTGCGTGCCGCGCGCGCTGTGCGTCAACACGCCCGGCTCCTACTACTGCGTGTGTCGCGACGGGTACCGGCGCGACCCGCACAGAGACCATTGCGAAG ATGTAGACGAATGTATAGAAGGCTTCCACACGTGCCACCCGAGTGCACGCTGCATCAACACAGAGGGAGGCTTCAGATGTCAATGTGATACACCTTCCTGCGAACTTA GTTGTTCGTGGCAAGGCCAGATGCTGTCGGACGGCGAGCGCTGGCTGGAGGCGGGCGGCTGCCGCGCCTGCTCCTGCAACGCAGGCGTCGCGTCCTGCGTGCGCGCGCTCTGCGCCTGCGACAGAGACAATACCTCACTTACC TTTGCTTCGACGGAGTCATCGCTGTCGCTGGCGCCAGCGGCGTGCTGCCCGCACTGCGAGGCGCGCTTCCACTGCCGCCACCAGGAGATGCACCACGTCACCTTCCGCAGCGGCGAGCGCTGGCTCTACCAGTGCCAGATCTGCGAGTGTCTA CTAGGAGAAGTAGACTGTTGGGAGCCCGAGTGTGAAGAGGGCACGAGCTGTTGCGCAGCGGGCGCGGAGCGGAGCGGCGCGGAGGGGGGCTCGTGGCGCGCGCCGCACCGCCTCGAGTTGGCGGGCTGCGCGCCGCCACACTGCCCCACCTGCCAA AGCGCGGCGCGACGTGGCGGCGGCGCTGGCGCTGGCGGCGCTGTGGTGGGGCCGCGCGCCGCACCCGCACCGCAAGCaccgcggcgcgcggcgctaGAGCCGCCCTGA